A stretch of Candidatus Eisenbacteria bacterium DNA encodes these proteins:
- the dnaB gene encoding replicative DNA helicase, protein MTGESEAEYDAARLPPQALDAERSVLGSMLLSRDAIASAIQNLDEHAFYREAHRKIWRAILELFDRSEAVDMVTLVEALNRRKELEAVGGVTYLTTLDQFVATAGNIDHYCKIVREKSILRRLIEVGTGIVGEAYEGREDPSNLLDRAEQSIFAISDERLRTGFLPMRQLVLQGYSAIEEYRQRKVHVTGVPSGFYDLDEMTAGFQKSDFVVIAGRPSMGKTALAMNIAENVAVRIKAKDRRTVAVFSLEMSRESLVQRMLCSLAKVDIHKIRRGYASAEEYKRLQNAAAELHEASIYIDDTAAIGILEMRAKARRLVSEVPLGLILVDYLQLIRGPQDSENRQQEISSISRSLKALAKELQVPVIALSQLSRAVETRGGSKRPMLSDLRESGAIEQDADVVLFVYRPEVYESDPAKMDGKAEIIIAKQRNGPTGSVDLAFIRECTRFESLRDVPEPRP, encoded by the coding sequence ATGACCGGCGAGTCGGAGGCCGAGTACGACGCCGCCCGCCTCCCGCCCCAGGCGCTCGACGCCGAACGGTCGGTGCTCGGATCGATGCTCCTCTCCCGCGACGCGATCGCGTCCGCGATTCAGAACCTGGATGAGCATGCCTTCTATCGCGAGGCCCATCGGAAGATCTGGAGGGCCATCCTCGAGCTCTTCGACCGCAGCGAGGCGGTCGACATGGTGACGCTGGTGGAGGCGCTGAACCGCCGGAAGGAGCTGGAAGCGGTCGGGGGCGTGACGTACCTGACGACGCTGGATCAGTTCGTGGCGACGGCCGGCAATATCGATCACTACTGCAAGATCGTCCGAGAGAAATCGATCCTGCGCCGGCTGATCGAGGTGGGTACGGGAATCGTCGGCGAGGCGTATGAGGGACGCGAGGATCCCTCGAACCTCCTCGACCGCGCGGAGCAGTCGATCTTCGCGATCTCCGACGAACGGCTCCGCACCGGGTTCCTGCCGATGCGCCAGCTGGTGCTCCAGGGCTATTCGGCCATCGAGGAATACCGGCAGCGGAAGGTCCACGTCACCGGCGTTCCTTCGGGATTTTACGACCTCGACGAGATGACCGCCGGATTCCAGAAGTCCGATTTCGTCGTGATCGCGGGCCGGCCCTCGATGGGCAAGACCGCGTTGGCGATGAACATCGCGGAGAACGTCGCGGTGCGGATCAAGGCGAAGGATCGGAGGACCGTCGCGGTCTTCAGCCTGGAGATGTCCCGCGAGTCGCTGGTCCAGAGGATGCTCTGCTCCCTCGCGAAGGTCGACATCCACAAGATCCGCCGCGGCTACGCGAGCGCGGAGGAGTACAAGCGGTTGCAGAACGCGGCCGCGGAGCTGCACGAGGCGTCGATCTACATCGACGATACCGCGGCGATCGGGATCCTCGAGATGCGCGCGAAGGCCCGGCGCCTCGTGTCCGAGGTGCCGCTCGGCCTGATCCTCGTGGACTATCTCCAGCTCATCCGGGGGCCGCAGGATTCGGAGAACCGCCAGCAGGAGATCTCGAGCATTTCCCGGTCGCTCAAAGCGCTGGCCAAGGAGCTTCAGGTCCCCGTCATCGCGCTCTCCCAGCTATCCCGCGCGGTGGAGACCCGGGGCGGAAGCAAGCGCCCCATGCTCTCCGACCTCCGCGAATCGGGAGCGATCGAGCAGGACGCGGACGTCGTCCTCTTCGTCTATCGCCCCGAGGTCTATGAGAGCGACCCGGCGAAGATGGACGGCAAGGCGGAGATCATCATCGCCAAGCAGCGAAACGGCCCCACCGGAAGCGTCGACCTCGCCTTCATCCGCGAGTGCACCCGCTTCGAGTCGCTGCGGGACGTCCCGGAGCCCCGGCCCTAG
- a CDS encoding ABC transporter permease, with protein sequence MEAAVEAAVSWPKRSTLAWLENVGEVFILLGSTLRELPSGARKIGLVVTQMEALGIGSMPLTVVVALFTGAVAAVQASYQFRDYVPMIYLGTVIGKSVLIELGPVLTALVVGGRVSAAIAAELGTMRVTEQVDAMETLGISPIRYLVVPRFLATVIMLPILTIFADVVAILGGYLVATLTLDVSSHTFTSGLRLYFKVQDIFSGLIKAFFFGMIIATMGCHYGLRSEGGAEGVGEATTRAVVASCLLILVVDYLLASFLFRVLFA encoded by the coding sequence ATCGAGGCCGCAGTCGAGGCCGCGGTCTCCTGGCCCAAGCGCTCCACCCTCGCGTGGCTGGAGAACGTGGGCGAGGTCTTCATCCTTCTCGGGAGCACTCTTCGCGAGCTGCCCTCCGGCGCGCGCAAGATCGGCCTCGTCGTGACCCAGATGGAGGCGCTCGGCATCGGCTCGATGCCGCTCACCGTGGTCGTCGCGCTCTTCACCGGCGCCGTCGCGGCGGTCCAAGCGTCCTACCAATTCCGCGACTACGTCCCGATGATCTATCTGGGGACGGTCATCGGGAAGTCGGTGCTGATCGAGCTCGGGCCGGTCCTCACCGCGCTTGTCGTCGGCGGGCGCGTGAGCGCCGCCATCGCGGCGGAGCTGGGCACCATGCGCGTGACGGAGCAGGTCGACGCGATGGAGACGCTCGGGATAAGCCCGATCCGCTATCTCGTGGTGCCCCGATTCCTGGCGACGGTCATCATGCTGCCCATCCTGACGATCTTCGCCGACGTCGTCGCGATCCTGGGAGGCTACCTGGTCGCTACGCTCACCCTCGATGTCAGCAGCCATACCTTCACGAGCGGCCTCCGGCTCTATTTCAAGGTCCAGGACATCTTCTCGGGGCTGATCAAGGCGTTCTTCTTCGGCATGATCATCGCGACCATGGGGTGCCACTACGGGCTCCGGAGCGAGGGCGGAGCCGAGGGCGTCGGGGAAGCGACCACGCGCGCGGTCGTGGCCTCCTGCCTCCTGATCCTGGTCGTGGACTATCTGCTCGCATCCTTTCTCTTTAGGGTGCTTTTTGCCTGA